In one window of Nycticebus coucang isolate mNycCou1 chromosome 23, mNycCou1.pri, whole genome shotgun sequence DNA:
- the NAT8L gene encoding N-acetylaspartate synthetase, which yields MHCGPPDMVCETKIVAAEDHEALPGAKKDALLAAAGAMWPPLPAAPGPAAAPAAPPPAPGVQQRGGTGGAGPPGGRGVCIREFRPAEQEAARRIFYDGIMERIPNTAFRGLRQHPRTQLLYALLAALCFALTRSLLLTCLVPAGLLGLRYYYSHKVIRAYLDCALRTDMADIEHYYMKPPGSCFWVAVLDGNVVGIVAARAHEEDNTVELLRMSVDSRFRGKGIAKALGRKVLEFAVVHNYSAVVLGTTAVKVAAHKLYESLGFRHMGASDHYVLPGMTLSLAERLFFQVRYHRYRLQLREE from the exons ATGCATTGTGGGCCTCCCGACATGGTCTGCGAGACGAAGATCGTGGCCGCCGAGGACCATGAGGCGCTGCCGGGGGCGAAGAAGGACGCGCTGCTCGCTGCCGCCGGCGCCATGTGGCCCCCGCTGCCCGCCGCTCCCGGGCCGGCCGCTGCGCCTGCCGCACCCCCGCCCGCCCCCGGTGTCCAGCAGCGCGGTGGGACTGGGGGCGCGGGGCCCCCGGGGGGGCGCGGCGTGTGCATCCGCGAGTTCCGCCCGGCGGAGCAGGAGGCGGCGCGCCGCATCTTCTACGACGGCATCATGGAGCGCATCCCCAACACGGCCTTCCGCGGCCTGCGGCAGCACCCGCGCACGCAGCTGCTCTACGCCCTGCTGGCGG CGCTCTGCTTCGCCCTGACCCGCTCTCTACTGCTGACCTGCCTGGTGCCGGCCGGGCTGCTGGGCCTGCGCTACTACTACAGCCACAAGGTGATCCGCGCCTACCTGGACTGCGCGCTGCGCACGGACATGGCCGACATTGAGCACTACTACATGAAACCACCGG GCTCCTGCTTCTGGGTGGCCGTGCTGGACGGTAATGTGGTGGGCATCGTGGCCGCGAGGGCCCATGAGGAGGACAACACCGTTGAGCTGCTGCGCATGTCTGTGGACTCGCGCTTCCGTGGCAAGGGCATCGCCAAGGCACTGGGCCGGAAGGTGCTGGAGTTCGCCGTGGTGCACAACTACTCTGCCGTGGTGCTGGGCACGACGGCTGTCAAGGTGGCTGCCCACAAGCTGTACGAGTCACTGGGCTTCAGACACATGGGCGCAAGTGACCACTACGTGCTGCCTGGCATGACCCTCTCTCTGGCTGAGCGCCTCTTCTTCCAGGTCCGCTACCATCGCTACCGCCTGCAGCTGCGTGAGGAGTGA